The Trichoderma breve strain T069 chromosome 2, whole genome shotgun sequence DNA segment CGACCATTGTATGCCGACGCTCCGGGGAGGTGGCTGCTGTAAACAAGGAGTTTGCGGCGTTGACGGGTTGGCCCAAGGACGTGCTCTTGGGCAAGGCGCCTAACCGCAACATCTATACTCGATCCTCAGACGAGGGCACGGATGATGGTGACAGCTTAGCTTCATCTGGCCAAGTGACGCCTGCCAAGAACCAACCGATGCAgaccagcaacaacagtaacaacagcaacaacaacaacggACGGCCACAACCGGTTTTCTTGGgcgagctgcttgatgaCGACAGTCTTGTCGAATTTTATCGCGACTTTGCCCAGCTTGCCTTTGAAGATAGTCGAGGCAAGGTGCAGCGTAGCGGCCGGCTGATGAAGTATCGCACtcaggagatgctggaggcGAAGGAAATGCTGGGGCCTCAGAAACACCCGAGGACGGGCATCCTGAGCAGTCGCGTCACTATGATTGACAGCGAGCACGGCATTTCCCGCATTGAAAAGGACGGGAAAGTGGACTGTACGTACTGTTGGACGATTAAGCGGGACGTCTTTGACATTCCCATGATGATTATCATTAATGTGAGTTCTGGCTTCCTCCATCCTGATGTCCAGTGGTGTTAGTATGCTAATGAGTTATAGTTCTTGCCACGATATCACCCCAACCAAGAGCCACATCAGCTCGCTGTATGACGCTCATCGTCGCCCCTAGTGGGCACACTCTCTATACGTTAACCTTTTATGCATATAAGGTGTTGGCAGTTTTTTTTCAAttcttgcttttctctttcaacgTTTTGCCATGGGCTAGGGTGAGGTAATGCATTATACGGCTTACCCCTTAAAAAAAATCGGTGGGCTATGGGCTAGATATAGGACTgcgtttcttcttttctgctgTTATTCATGAAAGGCACGGGGCATCTCGTGACGGGTATGATTTCTGGCTTGGgtacttttgtttttttggattCGCTATGACATGAAACTTTTAATGACAAAAGAGGGGATTACTTGGATGATACCCGCGTGCGCAAACACACATACAGACACAAAACACATAACAACGCATACCTTACCTACACACATTCTCAAATCTACGTACATTTAGTATATAAGTGTGAACTGGCCAAGAGGGGGATTTGTGAATTTTGGCCGGTATGATGCTATtggctttgttttttttctattatcCAAGAATATTTGCGgtgcttttctctctctcctccatgtCTATGGTGATGCCCATCCCAACCTTGTATCCTCCCCCTCCCACCTGGGGTAATATAAAACAgccatcttgtccttgccacGCAAAACCAAAAGTCCAACAAAATTGAAAcaaattaaaaaaacaaaaacatcatCTATAAAGGCTTGACAAACCACTCCGCATCCTCCTTGCTCCCCTTATCCCACGCCCACCCCTCCCTACTAAGACTCTTCTTCGCAACCTCGCAATCAAAGTTAATATCATCAATCAGCGCCTCCAGGCTCTTATAATCCTTCTCCTCGCGAATAAAACCCAGAATCAGAAGACGCATGTGGGCATCGTAGAAATCGCGCCCGAATTTATGCAGGATGTGCACCTCTGCGCTGCGCACGGTGTTCTTGTAGAACGGGTTGTACCCGATGGACATGACCATGGGGAAGACGGTGAATGCGccggaagaggcagaggcgggCTGGTCCGGGTGGGAGTCTGGGAGGGCGAGGGAGGCGTAGCCGAAGTAGACGCCCGAGGGGATGTTTGCGATCCAGGGGGTGAGAGTGTCGTCGACGGGGAGGTTGGCGGTTGGGATGCCGAGCTGTGAAGTTTGTGTGAGATTGATGGGCGGAGGTTGAGTGAGTTTTGAAGCATATTTACCTCTTTGGAGCCGCGGCCGAAGCCGGAAATGACTTTGCCTTCCATTTTGTAAGGGTAGGGAGATTCGGGGCCGGCTTGAGGGCCGACGATGTCGGGGCGGGACgacatggtgatgatggttgaCGTTGAGTGAGTGAGTTTGTGatgagttgagttgagttgagagCGGATGAGTCAAATGGTtgaagacggagatgatgaatgcGCCGGCAGCTCGCGGAGACGGAATTTCCTTAAAACCACCCTCCCAGAGACTTTAATAACCTCTTCTTATATGCTCAGACCCAACGGAATGAAAGCGATCTAAatcttgaagagaaagaaactTGGTATATGACTCTTTAAATTGATAGCTGGACCTTTTTGGAGGGGGCTTCCGTAATTATGCCTTATCAGCCGCGCGGGATTGCCtggagacagagagagatcgCGTGCGGGCCTAAGATTGGCGGGGCAGAAGCCAAAGGAAcggcacttttttttccttcttcttctatctTCTATGCCTTCTGCGGCGCTGGGTCTAGCTTCCAGCTCGGGCTTCGGCCGCGGGGCAAGTCCGGACACGGGTAAGCGGGTTTTCTATCGTTGTAGGATTCAAAACAGTGTTGCTGGAAGAGAAGTTGTGATTGATGACTCTTTTTAATGTTTGAAGGGGGGATCATGAATTCATCAATAGCAAGATAAGAGGGTTTAGAGGACTCGTTTTCAAGAGATGGGTTGGAGGTATCATTTGAATGCAATTTCAAAACTACATGTAAGCCGTATGTCTGTTGCTGACCAATGGCCCCAGCAATTCCGGGGCGTCAAACGCCTGCCTTGCAAATTATTAAtctgccatcatcacattgTGTGTATCATTCTGTTCCCCTGTTCCTAACAAATGCACAATTGATCTGAGCACTGGGGTATTGCAATTCCAATTCCGACAATTTTGAGCCTAACAATGGCTCTCTGCCAGCGAGTTCAGACGAAACTCTGCGTGTTAAAGAGCGTCaaaggaaaatgaagagagggaaaaaaagagagagcggGTGGGTATTGATTCTTTAATAGATGCCGCAAAACAATGCAGCTTTCCGTGATATGTCGGAAAAAACAGTCTCGCCGTTCATTGAGCTTCCTCCTTAGCCTCCTCCTTACTGGCCTCCCACTCGGTCCGGCCAAGCCTGATGATGTCGCTCTGGCCGAGGATCCAGAACTTGCTGGGCGCCTTGCCCTCGTCGGCCAGCTGCGTGGCCCGGATGGCCGCCCGCGCAATCACCTCAGCATCCTGTGCAAAGCTGTCCTTTAATCCGAGAAACCCCAGCCCGCGCGCAAACGTCATGGCAAGTCCCTCCATAAGACGCTTCTGCTCGCGCTCGCCCATGATGAGCCCGGGGCGCACGATGATGCCGTGGTCAAActcgagctccttgaccgTGGTCTCGAcgcccttcttcatcttgctgtAGGGCGACGTGGACGCCAGGATGCCGTCGGACCCGacgctggagatgaagacaaagGTCTTGACGCCCGCCTGCTTGGCGGCGCGGGCCACCTCGACGTTGAGGTCGTGGTCAATCTTCCACTGGTTCTCGATGCCGCCGGCGGCCGCGCGGGTCGTGCCGATGGCGGAGAAGGCGACGTGGGGAGCGGGCGAGATGGCCGTCAGGGCGGCGGGCCACTTGTTGACGTCGGCGTcgatgatggagttgaggttGGGCGATTCAGCTTTTGGGGCGCGGCGGCCGACGGTGTGGACGGGCCTGAAGGGGCCGGTTGCGAGGaggttggagaggatgaaggAGCCTACGAGGCCGGTCGAGCCAAAGACGGCGGCGGAGTTGGGAGCAGCCATTGTTCTTTTGAattgttgatggcgatgacgatgtgtTGTGTAGAAAAAGGTctggagaagcagagatGGAAAGCTATGTGGGAGCTAtacggagaaggaggaggaggagctaGATGGGGAGAGGGCAGCAAGCAGCTTGGCTTGGGTACCCATCATATATAGAGAGCTACCTTATATGCTTTCGTGCCTTATAATATGTGTATGATGGAATGGAGTTAATAACAAATGCGGCCCGAAACGCCCGAGCTTCTGGAATGATTGGGCCCATGTCTGTGTGTGATTTCCGCCCGCAGGCGAGAATGGCAACATCTAATCAAGAACATGGAACCAACGGCTACCATGTGATACGGCGGACAGAGCGGATAGGAGCGGACTTTGGGAGGTACTCCTAGGTACTAATTGATAAGTTAGCTCTGGTTGTTACATCCATTGATATTATTTGCCTGCTTGGTTCTAGGGCATCAAATGAATCGTATTAACCTTCTGACGGGGCGGGATGTTCCGTGACGTGATTTTTGGGTTGACGCTCGAGGCATCAATTGGATCGATGCAACTGGTGGAGGTATCGGGACAATTACGCCGTTCCCCGTGCTTATGATGCTGGTCGAATTGATTGATGTCCTTTTTGGGAACTGCATGAGCTTACATGTGCTGCAAAGAGCTCAATTCAATTTCAACCTCCAGGGCTGAGCTACAGCCGAGCTACCTAGGCTATAGCGGACCCTCCAGGACGTCGGCGGGCTGCATATTCGCATTCGCTAGGCGCTATCGGTGCCCCTCCAAGTGCCTTACTGCCGGACATTGCCCCTCCATCACTGCTAGGCGCAAGTGGGCTTGCGACAGCTTCTCTGCCTGCCAGGATTGAAGCTTTCCAATTCCCATCAAAAGTCCGCCATCGTCACATCCATCATATGCGCGCAGCCTGATTGCGAACCGAGAATTACTGTTGCACCGACTCGCACAGCCTCACATCACGCCCAAACTCTGCCTATCATGGCCACTCAATACGAACGTAAGTTCAGTCAATCCATCACAACTCCAGATCTCCAATAGACACACCCTTTGCTAAAACACCACGCAGTCGAACATAATGTCAAATTCTCCGAATCTCGCCGCGCCGGCCGCCGCGTCGACatggcctccttcttctccctcctcaACCAGCTAGACGAGCCCACGACCACACAAAATCCGCACAACAACCCGCACGCCACGCCCACGCCCGTCGACACCGCCGCGCTCTTCCGCCTGCTGCAGAGCCAGATGCAGACGCTGCTCACGACGGCGCCGACGACGGACAACCGCTCGTTTCTCGAGGACCTTATCAACTCGCTCGAAGAGGACATTCACGACCCGCCCACGCGGCTGCAGGGCGCTAGCCAGGAGTTTGTCGACATGCTGGACCGCGTTAACAGGAAGAAGCTTGACAAGGAGGACGACTGCGCCATCTGCAAGGTGCCTTATCTGGAGGACGAGTACTGCCTTGTTGTGGAGCTGCCGTGTAAGGGAAAGCATAGGTTCGATCTCGAGTGCGTTGGGCCGTGGCTGCGGAGTAAGGGGACTTGTCCCATGTGTCGTGAGGAGatgggaagaaagaaggaggtTCCCATtgtggaagatgacgaagaggaggacggTGATATGATGTATGCGTAATGATGTTGAGCATGGTAGAGTTGGGCGTACTGGAGTTTCTGTTGAACTTTTTATTTGGGATGGATAtgaagccatggctgctcaTGATATAGAAAGCGAATATTTATGGGTTGCCAACATTTGGCCCAtgcggaaaaaaaaaagaagaaaagaaacataTCTATTATTTTCGTCTCGGGATGGCTTATGCCTCCAGGCTCTTGATCACTTCCAACGCCTTCTCCGTCCTCTTCTTAGCCTCCGCCCTTGCGTTTGCgctcagctcttccagcctCTGCTTCCAAAAGCTCCATCTCTCCTCGTTGAATCCCGACTTTGTTCCCTCAATCAGAGAGCCCGGACTTAGAGCTCCGGTAGCTTGTGAATCAAGCTCGACACTATTCTTTGTCTCGTTGTACAGCACCTGACCAGCTTGGGTGAT contains these protein-coding regions:
- a CDS encoding NAD(P)H-binding domain-containing protein — its product is MAAPNSAAVFGSTGLVGSFILSNLLATGPFRPVHTVGRRAPKAESPNLNSIIDADVNKWPAALTAISPAPHVAFSAIGTTRAAAGGIENQWKIDHDLNVEVARAAKQAGVKTFVFISSVGSDGILASTSPYSKMKKGVETTVKELEFDHGIIVRPGLIMGEREQKRLMEGLAMTFARGLGFLGLKDSFAQDAEVIARAAIRATQLADEGKAPSKFWILGQSDIIRLGRTEWEASKEEAKEEAQ
- a CDS encoding riboflavin kinase domain-containing protein gives rise to the protein MSSRPDIVGPQAGPESPYPYKMEGKVISGFGRGSKELGIPTANLPVDDTLTPWIANIPSGVYFGYASLALPDSHPDQPASASSGAFTVFPMVMSIGYNPFYKNTVRSAEVHILHKFGRDFYDAHMRLLILGFIREEKDYKSLEALIDDINFDCEVAKKSLSREGWAWDKGSKEDAEWFVKPL